From the genome of Glycine max cultivar Williams 82 chromosome 2, Glycine_max_v4.0, whole genome shotgun sequence, one region includes:
- the LOC100500517 gene encoding CASP-like protein 4D1 produces MPEMVDSNSTPSSSTGSRTVLLLLRVLTFVFLLIALILIAIVKQTDDETGVEIKFNDIYAYRYMISTIIIGFAYNLLQMALSIFTVVSGNRVLSGDGGYLFDFFGDKIISYLLISGSAAGFGVTVELGRGVPSNSFMDKANASASLLLIAFLFTAVASTFTSFALPKKD; encoded by the exons ATGCCTGAGATGGTGGATAGTAATAGCACACCCTCTAGTTCCACAGGTTCAAGAACTGTCCTTCTCCTTTTGAGGGTCTTAACCTTTGTGTTCCTTCTCATTGCACTCATTCTCATTGCGATAGTCAAGCAAACTGATGATGAGACAGGTGTGGAAATCAAGTTCAATGATATCTATGCTTATCG ATATATGATCTCTACAATAATAATTGGGTTTGCGTATAACCTGCTGCAAATGGCGCTCTCAATCTTCACTGTGGTCTCAGGAAACCGTGTATTAAGCGGTGATGGTGGCTATCTATTTGATTTCTTCGGTGACAAG ATCATATCAtaccttttgatttccggttcAGCTGCTGGATTTGGTGTGACCGTAGAGCTGGGTAGAGGTGTACCCTCAAACTCGTTTATGGACAAGGCAAATGCTTCAGCCAGCCTTCTACTGATTGCATTTTTGTTCACTGCCGTAGCATCAACTTTCACTTCCTTTGCTTTGCCaaagaaagattaa
- the LOC102669814 gene encoding protein MAIN-LIKE 1-like, with translation MLLLVHLAISLLLLWKNHTFCFFVLLLFFFLLLLLLREPGCFFSFDHACFAFEERPELKLVSHGRKVTLIGRPVPEIEGLVGTTRLSPLIGYSVVTGDPGLISAFVERWHIKTSTFHLPVGELTITLDDVSSLLHLPISGAFHSFHALSVDEAIFLLTELLEVSAEETRAETTRSRGTYVRLGWVQDIYKMRCEAWRWIVAARAYLLHLVGCTLFANKSATYVHVVHLEAFRDLGQSGGYAWGVAALVHMYDQLDEASRTTTRQIAGYLTLLRCWIYEHFPSVYQCVIDDAYEETSPRASRWLMSKAHMKGITGAPYRARCDALTVTDVC, from the exons ATGTTATTGCTGGTGCATCTAGCAATTAG cttGCTCCTCCTCTGGAAGAACCACACTTTCTGCTTCTTCGTTctgcttcttttcttcttcctgctacttcttcttctccgcgagCCCGGCTGCTTCTTCTCCTTCGATCATGCATGTTTTGCCTTCGAG gaacgtcctgagtTGAAGTTGGTGTCGCACGGGAGGAAGGTGACATTAattgggaggccagtgcctgagattgaaggaCTGGTTGGTACCACAAGATTAAGTCCATTGATCGGGTATTCAGTTGTAACCggcgatcctggacttatatccgcatttgtggagaggtggcacatCAAGAccagcaccttccaccttccagtAGGAGAGTTGACGATCACACTAGATGATGTGTCGTCACTCCTCCATTTGCCTATCAGTGGCGCGTTCCACAGCTTTCATGCTCTTTCTGTGGATGAGGCAATATTTTTGTTGACCGAGTTGCTTGAGGTGTCTGCTGAGGAGACTAGAGCCGAGACAACACGATCACGTGGGACATATGTACGGTTGGGATGGGTTCAAGACATCTATAAGATGAGATGTGAGGCCTGGCGATGGATTGTAGCAGCTCGTGCTTATCTGCTGCACCTggtcggttgcactctttttgctaacaagagtgcaacataTGTTCATGTGGTGCACCTAGAGGCTTTTCGCGACCTAGGCCAGAGTGGTGGTTATGCCTGGGGAGTTGCcgcgctggttcatatgtacGACCAGTTAGATGAAGCTTCTAGGACCACTACACGACAGATTGCGGGGTACCTGACTTTATTACgg tgctggatctatgagcactttCCTAGTGTATATCAGTGCGTCATAGATGATGCGTACGAAgagacgtccccacgtgcttcccgGTGGCTGATGTCGAAGGCGCATATGAAGGGAATTACAGGAGCACCGTACCGGGCACGTTGTGATGCTTTGACGGTCACAGATGTGTGCTAG
- the LOC100783444 gene encoding transcription initiation factor TFIID subunit 6, producing the protein MSIVPKETIEVIAQSIGINNLSHDVALAVAPDVEYRMRQIMQEAIKCMRHSKRTTLTADDVDAALNLKNVEPIYGFASGGPLRFKRAVGHRDLFYIDDKDVDLKDVIEASLPKAPLDTAVTCHWLAIEGVQPAIPENAPVEVISAPSDVKKHEQKDDNLPVDIKLPVKHVLSRELQLYFDKVAELTLSESDSVLFKEALVSLATDSGLHPLVPYFTCFIADEVSRGLNNFPLLFALMRVVSSLLQNPHIQIEPYLHQLMPSVVTCLVAKRLGTRLADNHWELRDFTAHLVASICKRFGHVYSNLQSRLTKTLLNAFLDPKKALTQHYGAIQGLGALGPNVVRLLLLPNLETYMQLLEPEMLLEKQKNELKRHEAWRVYGALLRAAGQCIYDRLKIFPTFPSPPLHAVWKTNSKVLTSSTYKRKASPDQLEQQPPLKKAATDGEVGVDLMNFSPVHKQEEAGTQASSADSIIGTSSSSAQMKNETTLDGELRGKRGDTQALKTSAALTQVWKDELNSGRTLVSLFELFGEGILSFIKAPEMYMFL; encoded by the exons ATGAGCATTGTTCCCAAAGAGACGATTGAAGTTATCGCGCAGAGCATTGGGATCAACAATCTGTCTCATGATGTCGCTCTTGCCGTCGCTCCCGATGTCGAATACCGCATGCGCCAGATTATGCAG GAGGCAATTAAGTGCATGCGCCATTCCAAGAGAACCACTTTGACGGCAGATGATGTCGATGCTGCACTCAACTTGAAGAATGTTGAA CCAATATATGGATTTGCATCTGGTGGCCCTTTACGGTTCAAAAGAGCTGTTGGACACAGAGACTTGTTTTATATTGATGACAAGGATGTAGATTTAAAAGAT GTTATTGAAGCTTCTTTACCAAAGGCACCCCTTGATACTGCAGTTACATGCCACTGGCTTGCCATTGAAGGTGTGCAACCTGCTATTCCGGAAAATGCTCCTGTAGAAG TAATTTCAGCTCCTTCTGATGTCAAAAAGCATGAGCAGAAAGATGATAACCTTCCAGTTGACATCAAATTGCCTGTTAAGCATGTATTATCCAGAGAGCTTCAG CTGTATTTTGACAAAGTGGCTGAGCTAACTTTGAGCGAGTCTGATTCAGTTCTCTTTAAAGAAGCATTAGTAAGTTTGGCTACTGATTCAGGACTTCATCCACTAGTTCCTTATTTCACATGCTTTATAGCTGATGAG GTTTCTCGTGGTTTGAATAATTTTCCTCTTCTATTTGCCTTGATGCGAGTTGTTAGTAGCCTTTTGCAAAACCCTCACATCCAAATTGAACCATAT CTACACCAGTTGATGCCATCTGTTGTGACTTGCCTTGTTGCTAAAAGGTTGGGCACTAGGTTGGCAGACAACCACTGGGAACTTAGAGACTTTACGGCTCATCTGGTTGCCTCAATATGTAAAAG GTTTGGACATGTTTATAGTAATCTCCAGTCTCGGTTGACAAAAACATTGCTGAATGCATTCTTGGATCCCAAGAAGGCATTGACACAACACTATGGTGCTATTCAGGGATTAGGAGCACTGGGACCCAACGTG GTTCGCCTTCTTTTGCTGCCAAACCTTGAAACATATATGCAACTTCTTGAACCAGAGATGCTTCTTGAGAagcaaaaaaatgaattaaaaaggcATGAAGCTTGGAGGGTTTATGGAGCCTTGCTG CGTGCTGCAGGTCAGTGTATATATGATCGACTAAAGATTTTCCCAACTTTTCCATCTCCTCCTCTTCATGCTGTCTGGAAGACCAATTCAAAAGTTCTTACTTCTTCAACTT ATAAACGCAAGGCAAGCCCTGATCAATTGGAACAGCAGCCACCTTTGAAAAAAGCTGCTACCGATGGTGAGGTTGGTGTGGACCTAATGAATTTCTCACCAGTTCATAAGCAAGAGGAGGCAGGGACTCAAGCTTCTTCAGCTGATTCAATAATTGGCAcatcatcatcttctgcacAGATGAAAAATGAGACTACTTTAGATGGCGAACTTAGAGGTAAGAGGGGTGATACTCAGGCATTGAAGACATCTGCTGCTCTCACCCAGGTTTGGAAGGACGAGCTTAACTCAGGACGTACCCTGGTATCATTGTTTGAGTTGTTTGGTGAAGGAATTCTCTCCTTCATTAAGGCTCCTGAGATGTATATGTTCTTGTAA
- the LOC100782908 gene encoding uncharacterized protein: MSVEILDGATIVNFLEDEEAFSVSVLNRFTHLDTDNDGLLSYAEMLKELQSLRVLETHFGIDVEPDPDELARVYEALFLQFDHNLNGTIDLEEFNKETKQMMLAMADGLGFLPVQMVLEEDSILKKAVERESNKVSA; encoded by the coding sequence ATGAGTGTAGAAATTTTGGATGGTGCCACCATTGTCAACTTCCTTGAGGATGAAGAAGCGTTTAGTGTCTCGGTGCTTAACCGGTTCACTCACCTTGACACAGACAATGATGGCCTTCTCTCGTATGCAGAGATGTTGAAGGAGCTCCAAAGCCTGAGGGTGTTGGAAACCCACTTCGGTATTGATGTGGAGCCAGACCCGGATGAGCTTGCTCGTGTTTATGAAGCCTTGTTCCTACAATTCGATCACAACTTGAATGGCACGATTGATCTggaagaattcaacaaggaaacaaagcaGATGATGCTTGCCATGGCAGATGGATTGGGTTTCTTGCCAGTTCAGATGGTCTTGGAAGAAGACAGCATCCTCAAAAAAGCTGTTGAAAGGGAGTCCAACAAAGTGTCTGCTTAA
- the LOC100527751 gene encoding CASP-like protein 4D1-like (The RefSeq protein has 1 substitution compared to this genomic sequence) → MENTTTTHSKISTFSFTVLLLRVLTFIFLVTALIFISIDTLPIETSDYAVYEEINFNYVYAYRYMLSTIVIGFAYNLLQMGFSIFTVVSGKRVLSSYGGYLFDFFGDQIISYLLISGSAAEFGYDVQRRRVTNSFTEKANVSASLLLVGFLFTATASIFTSFALPKKAIN, encoded by the exons ATGGAAAACACTACTACCACACACTCAAAAATTTCTACCTTTTCATTTACTGTCCTCCTTTTGAGGGTCTTAACCTTTATCTTCCTTGTTATGGCGCTCATTTTCATTTCCATAGACACGCTACCAATAGAAACAAGTGATTACGCAGTTTATGAAGAAATCAACTTCAATTATGTCTATGCTTATCG ATATATGCTCTCTACGATAGTTATTGGGTTTGCGTATAACCTcctgcaaatgggcttttcaatcTTCACTGTGGTCTCAGGGAAGCGTGTATTAAGCAGTTATGGTGGCTATCTATTTGATTTCTTTGGTGACCAG ATCATATCATACCTTCTGATTTCTGGTTCAGCTGCTGAATTTGGTTACGACGTACAACGGCGTAGAGTTACAAACTCCTTCACTGAAAAGGCAAATGTTTCGGCCAGCCTTCTTCTAGTTGGGTTTTTGTTCACTGCCACAGCATCAATTTTCACTTCCTTTGCTTTGCCAAAGAAAGCTATCAATTAA